The following is a genomic window from Saccopteryx bilineata isolate mSacBil1 chromosome 4, mSacBil1_pri_phased_curated, whole genome shotgun sequence.
GCATCTTTTCTGCAGATAGATTGAAATTCACAAGGAAAattgaaacacaaagaaaatctgGTCAGCAAAGATTAAAAAcccaatttttgtttgtttttaacaggaGATAAGTCCTTAATAACCAGCCCTTATGTATTTTCAGAATCTTATACTATACACTGACATGATTTGCAGTCAGTTTTCCTACCGTTAAGGCTATAAAACTCTGTTGCAAATGCATTGCAAAAGAATTCTAGACCACTTAATGCAAAAATCAAAAAATAGTTATCcaataaaaagtaaactttatAAATGGTAGGAAATGGTATCTGTGGTAAGCTACTTAGTGACATTTTCCCCTATTACTAAACAAATCTTGTTACACCAGAAACAGGGAAGACAAGTTATCAAATATGACAAGCTTATGCTATGTTTACatccctcattaaaaaaaaataatttcatcctTTCCAGACTCCATCTGATATTTACATTTTCCCATCAAGTTGGAGGGGGAGGATAATACTGTCCATAATTCCAAGGATTCTGGTAATTGTACTGAAAGGAAAAAGCAAACATGTTAGCATACCAGAACCAGGCTCACTTTGTAAACAACAGTTAAAGCAGGAAAGTGTAAGGAGACATGTTCACTGCTGAACTTCCAAAACAGCCACAAAAGATAATGTATTACATACTCTGGAAGAAGCAAAGAGctgtttaaacaaaaaaaaaaaaaaaaaaaaaaaagcacaatactTATTTGTGCTTTTCTAGTAACATCTAGGAACAAAAAATCCATATGTGAACTCACTTGATACCAAGCACTATAATTATATGCAGCTTGATTTGCCTGTAAATCACCATCAATTATCTGCATAGATGATGAAGTTGTGTCTTCTGTGTGTGCTTTCTTTTCCACTGGTTCTTCTGACCTAAATAAAAGGTCAAATGGAAACTTGAAAAATCCTACAGACAAGTACTTTTAACAGATATGCACCCCCTGTgtaatttgttttactttctcaACCACTCAGTTGTACCCATTATCACAACATAAAGGTGCCATTCAAAAATACTTGTCTTTAAAGGTACATCCACAATGAAATGTCTTCCTTAATGCATCTTTTTCTGATCAACAAAATGTACATACCCattttctgctttcctttttaaagaatccTGTTCTTTTAGGAGTGTTTGGTGTTCATCATAAGCATTCAGAAGCCTgaggggaaattttttaaaaaatccattgaaatatataaaaaccaaaatattaaatctttaaagttgtttttatgcttaggaaaacaaaaaatatgttgcaatgaacatcctttgattatttttttaaattgtattcccCCATTCAATCTTGGCTGCCACAGTCAGAAAGGAAGCACGAGGACCCTTTTTCTTGCATCTACAAttgattattctttttcttaacaaGCCAGCGGGCAAACCTGCCCCCAGCTACCTTTATTATTCCCTTGGGGAAACCACTTGCTCTGTACTCTCCTCACTCTATGTGGTTGAAAGGTACAGGCCTAGCTAAATTACATTATACCCCTGACCAATGATTGGTAGAGGGAAACCATAACCCAAACCAGGAGGCCCAGAATTTTTGCTGAGCTACTGGAAAAGGGAGTGTCTTCTGTTACTACAGCTGGCTAAAGCTGGTGGGGTGCTGGCCAAGAGCAACCTATGTTTATCATTGAGGGGAGAACCTGCCTTAGTCTATGGCACAACGAAGATGAGAACCTCAATGTTTTTTGTCCAGTGCAACATGAGACCTGACAATTCTACCTAATTGAACCTAATTTAACAATGCTATTGAAGCTACCTGCCACCAATTAAGATGAAGTGTATTTAAAATTTGGCCATGTGATAAACTGAATTAGAAATAATGTAAAACTACAATATAATTAGTTATCATAAAGACAAAGATGGCCTTTTTATattgcaatattttattatttttatataaaatggccttattttttaaagtaatcataAAACTGAATGCAGAAAATTAACATTTCTGTAGAGACAACCTTGATACTTTACATGCATATACACCTCCCTAGGCCTCTTGCATATATaccatttaattatatttacaaataacatTGGTCCAAAAATGTTCAAAGGGCTATAAAATTGTTACTACCAGTAACCTCAGGCTGAAAGTGTACTCACTATCAAGCATTTTAAATGGACTAATTTCTTTAAGGCCTTTAACCACCTGTGAGTTAGGTAATAAGAGACTCAATCAATCTCCATGTGAGGCATTTTGAAAACTGAGGAATACACAGATCAGTAAGTGACAGAACTAGACTTAGCCTATATTTGTCTGACTTCAACATTAATTCTTACCAATTCATTATACTGCTacctaagtttttatttttcattatattccttttttatttttcaacatacTACCTGATACTAAAGACCCTCCTTAACTGTACTTGCAAGGGCCAACTGGTATCTTTGTATTGAGCCTCTGATTTGTCTGGGTATTATTGCcaaattaaaatgtcatttaatcTCAATCAAAACTCTTACTAGCTTCCTACTGTTAACTGTGTACATGTTCTCTGAACTCAGACTACACTTTCAAAGTAGAGGACAATCAACATCACTTCTACTACTTCAGAAAACCCTCTAATCAAGCAGGTGTTCTTTTATATGAACTTTACCTTGCTTCTACATTTTTCGTCTACTTAGCGTTATCAGTATCCAACAGTTAACTAAATGAagccccacctccttcccctaTGAAGGATGACAAATACATTCTGATCCCAACCTTAAGTATATGCTACTTCTGTATTTCCTCAGATCAACATACCATCCAATTAGACTAACAGCTAGAATTACATATCCCATTTCATTTATATACTTTAGCACAAAACAAACACAAGACACAATATATAGGACATGAGGTAATTAAGGCCACAGACTGTGAAGTTGGTTCTAATAACCCAGCTGCACAATGAATAGCTTAAGTGAGCTTGGACACCTCTTTAAACCTTTTTTCTTCCGTTAAAAGAATAACAGTACCTGTATCTTTAATTATACTATTAtgtattttacattaaataactctcatacacacatatgtaactACACAAACACAAAAGTAATTCTTATTTTATCAACATCTGTTTCAAAGGAAATCactctaaattaaaataattagagaAGGTACATGCCTAACAGGAAGTGGGATAGTTCCtattagaaaataagaatggAACTGCTCTAATAaatttgtaggccctggctggttggctcagcggtacagtgtcggcctggcgtgcaggagtccagggttcgattcccggccagggcacacaggagaggtgcccatttgcttctccacccctccccctctccttcctctctgtctctctcttcccctcccgcagcaaggctccattggagcaaagatggcccgggcgctggggacggttctgtggcctctgcctcaggcgctagaatggctctggacgcaacagagcgacgccccagaggggcaaagcatcgccccctggtgggcatgccgggtggatcccggtcgggcacatgcgggagtctgtctgactgcctccccgtttccagcttcggaaaaaaatgaaaaaaaaaatttgtactcTTTTATTGGAATATTTTGCAAATTTAAATCTTTTCCTAAATCTCCTAGAATTAATGAACCCTTCTTCACCCTCAACTTTCAGCCTTTAATAGTGCACAAAGATGAGGCCATTAGGCATCACCTGTAGAACCATGTCCATGTTTCCAATCTGAAATAAAATGGCATTCCTGTTCTAAATGAACCCCATCCACTGTCCGTGTCCTATACACTAAATGCTAgacccatttcttttttcatgggATTGCTGTTGCTTCTCTCACCAACTCATTGTTTAAATTACCAAgctaaaattttgaaaagtttggaaggaaataaaaatcattatgtCCTACATTTGCAAAACTGAATTTACCCCATATACACCTGAGAACAAACAcaagcaaacattttaaatttaataatatcttaATTGGTACTAATCAAATTCCCAACCAGAATTATCAATGCTTATTCAAATAGATAGTATATAATTAAGATCTTACTTATTAACATCTGAACCAAAATCTTCAAGAAATTCCACTTTTCTCTGAGAAAACGTAATTCTCATTTTAATAGGTAATGAACCATGTATAGCTTTGTCAAAACAATTtatgatattttcttcattttgtctgAGGTCACCACTGTATTCCATTTCAAGTAAATTGAGGTACAACTTTGTGTTCTCCTGTGTAAAAAGGAGTATCAATTATAATATTTCTAGTGTATTTTGATTAGACCAGATTTTAAAATGCCCTGATTTTCcagtctcaattttaaaaattcaatattgaAAATTATATGGTATTAAAATGTAACTCAAATATTTTCAGTATACACTGAAATGGCTAAAAACTAATTAGCACATTGATAGCACATCATCTTGTGCTTCCCAAACAATATGCAAATTGTTCAAATGTCAACAAATTAAAAGCCTATATCCTATCTCAAGTTTAATGTGGCTTGAATTACCctaacaaataaaaagtaaaacaaaaaaatgatctcTATACCtcccaataaatgaaatctttacaaCTCTAGGTTATAATATTAAACTGCTGCTGAAAGCAAATTGTTGTAAACCTGTATCTTAAACAGACCTAGGATCagctaaaaattgaaaaaatgagaTACttcttggccctagccagttggctcagtggagagagtgggcctggcgtgtggacatcccaggttcgatactggccagggtacacatgagaagcaaccgtctgcttctcttcccctccctctcccacttctctctctcttcccctctttgcagccagtggctcagctgttCCAAGTGTTGGCCTAAGGCTAGCTTGACAGATTCAAGCATCTGCCTTGGACAGGGGTTGCTTGGTAGATCTAGGTCTcagtgtatgcaggagtctatttcccctcctctcacttaaaaaaaaaaaaaaaaagatatttcctaTATACTACCTCTTATCAACTGACATAAGGAAATACTCTGGAAAAGGAGAATAATCTTGCAACATTTGCTACAGCGTAGGCAACTGCAATGGTTTTGATCTCCCAGGTTCTCTACTTACTAATCAGTTAATTTGCTGTAAAATTTCTAAATGTGGAGAAAATAGTGTCACAATGTCTCCCAagattttaattcattaaaacagatttttaaaagaataggcAACATCAGTTTAGAGGGACTGTTGTcttcatttaataattaaatatattacataCAGACCAAATCTTTCATCATAGTtgccaaaatgaaaataaaaaaccacgacacatacaaaaaaatgaccaggtttttttttaaggaagatattccaaaaaacaaaaatacatactttGTCTCTTTCAATTGCTTCCAAAAGAACCTTTCTTGATTTTGcagaatttttttgtattttgaaaagatgCCGGGCTAGTTTGATAGCATAAAAGGATGATTCATTATTTGATTTGGCATTCTTAATGGCATCCTGAAGCAAATGTTCAGCTTCTTCCATATTTCCATGTCGTCGTTCTAAACTCACTCTTCTCAAACGAACCATTGCCAATCCTAGAACACATTCTTCAAATGTTCTCAAGATATCTCTGGCTTCATTAATATTACCTAGAAATAGTAATTAAAtgcttatgtttttgttttaacttctgAAACAGCCTTTATGCAGGTATTGCCAAGTAACAGCCCACAGGTTAAATCCAGTCCTtcgcctgtttttaatttttataaatggaacATGCACATTTGTTCATGTATTATCTAGGGCTGCTTTTGGGGCAGGTTTTTGAGGATAGAGAACATATGGCCAGCAACCCCAAAATATTTACTACATGTccctttatagaaaaattttatcaACCCCTACTTTATCCCTCAAGATTCAATTCTTGTATCGTTACCTACAAGTAACTTAATCCCAAAACATCAACTGAATTTCCTCCTTCTTACCCTGCTGTTCCTCAAAAGCTGCCCAAAGCATATGCACCGTGGGTTTCTTTGGGAGATGAATGGTGCAAGCTCTGCTGAAGACGTGCCTCACTCCTTCAGTGCTATGGTTCTCCATGTACTTGGCATactacatacagaaacagaggaAATACTGAATAATGTACAGTTGAACAAGCCATTAAATATGTGACAGAAcgataaaattctatttttaaacccATTCAGCACCTTTATTGAACCACTAGACTAGTTTCTGTAAGGAAGGACGAAGAGAGGCAACGAGGTTGGCATATGCAGCAGTCAAATCTGGTTGCAAGCAGACCATCTCCTAATGCAACAGATATAGTTATATGAACAACATTCAACAGAAGTACAAAAAAGGTTAGTCACTAGATCAATGTTTATAATATATTCAAGTTTCAGAGCATGTAATTTTCTTACCTTAATCCAAAACTCCTCATAGAGGGCACAGGATATGACACATCTTTCAAAGAGAACCACAACTCGTTCATGAGTCCCATTTTCAATTTCAAATTCTAAGTATTCTTTCCAGTTTTTTAGTTGTGCCTTTTCCAATGGTTTCACATGAAAATAAGGTCTTTTAATCTGTAATAAAAGTGGCAGAGCAATGAAAGTAAACCaggattccctgccagggcacacaggagaagcgcccatttgcttctccacccctccgccgcactttcctctctgtctctctcttcccctcccacagccaaggctccattggagcaaaggtggcccgggcgctggggatggctctgtggcctctgcctcaggcgctagagtggctctggtcgcaacatggcgatgcccaggatgggcagagcatcgccccctggtgggcagagcttcgcccctggtgggcgtgccgggtggatcccggtcgggcgcatgcggggagtctgtctgactgtctctccctgtttccagcttcaggaaaaaaaaaaaaaaaaaaaaaaaaagaaagtaaaccaGTATCAACACCAAAATAAGCATATTTTACCCTAGCaatgaaagttatttaaattataaatacataattgctaataaagcaaaaaatttaaTCACTGTATTTcatgataaaacatttttttaactttttttttttatttttttatttattcattttagaggagagagagattgagagagggggagagagagagaaggggggaggagcaggaagcttcaactccaatatgtgccttgactgggcaagcctagggttttgaaccggcaacctcagcattccaggtcaacgctttatccactgcgccaccacaggtctggccatgataaaacattttaaattaaaataccttAAATTCCTCAGGCTTTACAAATGATAGAAATAGAATTTACTTTCCATTTACTCAGTTATTTTAACAGCAGTACACAACCTTTTTATATTCAGGATGTCTTATTCTTTCTTATGTACTTTTAAACTGAACAAATTATATAATACCTTAggaacagaaagcagatcagtggttgcctggcACTAGGAGAGTGATGGGAGTTACTGACTGGAAAAGGGTCCCAGGGACGACCTTTGTGATGACAGAATAATTCTATATCCTTATTTCTGTGATGATTATAATGCACATGcttcaaaaatcattttaaacCAGCAAGTCATAAAAAACCATATACAGTTGGCCCTTCACATCCAAGGGTTATACCCACAGATTTAACCAACCACAGATCaataatactaaaaaagaaaaagaatcccagAAAGTTCCAAAAAGCAAAACTTGAATTTGCCACACTCTAAACACTACACTGAATCCGCAGGAATAAACTGATGTGTAGGTATACCCTACTGTACCATACATGCAAATAAGTGTGTCCTtgaagtcatggtgtacttttgaccggtcacaggaaagaaacaaaaggcgataaaaatgtgaaatctgcaccaaataaaaggaaaacgctcccagtttcatacctattcactgcagttcgatgtgggctcacgcacagattttttagggctccttaggtagctatcccgtatagcctctacagactcgtcactgactgatggcctaccagaatggggtttctccaccaaactgcctgtttccttcaactgcttatcccaccgagtaatgttattcctatgtggtggcgcttcgttataaacgcaccaatattcacgttgcactttggtcacggattcgaatttagcaagccatagaacacactgaactttgctctgtaccatccacatctcgactggcatggccatgggctgctccgctgtatacacagtgttatatcatctgcgcatgcgcacatgctaccacatcatcctacagaagctggaagggttttccttttattttttttattttttatttttattttttgtatttttctgaagctggaaacagggagagacagtcagacagactcccgcacgcccaccaggggcaacgctctgcccaccagggggcgatgctctgccgagaccagagccactctagtgcctggggcagaggccaaggagccatccccagcgcccgggccatctttgctccaatggaaccttggctgcgggaagggaagagagacagagaggaaggagggggggtggagaagcaaatgggcgcttctcctgtgtgccctggccaggaattgaacccgggtccatccccccaccacccccaccccccgcacgccaggccgacgctctaccactgagccaaccggccagggccaagttttccttttatttggtgcagatttcacatttctatcgtcttttgttgctttcctgtgaccagtcaaaagtgcaccatgactttaaggacacactgtacagcaggggtccccaaactacggccccgcgggctacatgcggccccctgaggccatttatctggcccctgccgcacttccagaaggagcacttctttcaatggtggtcagtgagaggagcatagttcccattgaaatactggtcagtttgttgatttaaatttacttgttcttggccctggccagctagctcagcggtagagcgtcggcctagcgtgcggaggacccaggttcgattcccggccagggcacacaggagaagcgcccatttgcttctctacctctccgccgcaccttcctctctgtctctctcttcccctcccgcagccaaggctccattggagcaaagatagcccgggcactggggatggctctgtggcctctgcctcaggcgctagagtggctctggtcgcaacatggcaacacccaggatgggcagagcatcacccccatggtgggcgtgccgggtggatcccggtcaggcgcatgcgggagtctgtctgactgtctctccctgtttccagcttcagaaaaatgcaaaaaaaaaaaaaaaatttacttgttctttattttaaatttgtatttgttcccgttttgtttttttactttaaaataagatatgtgcagtgtgcatagggattttttcatagtttttttttatagtccggtcctccaacagtctgagggtcagtgaactggccccctgtgtaaaaagtttggggacccctgctgtatagaTTCTTTGCAATTATGCCATGTGATATAAAAAACTTGAGCTATCAAGGATTTTGGTATCCACAGGGGTCCTGTATCAATACTATACTATATGACTTCATTCATA
Proteins encoded in this region:
- the PRPF39 gene encoding pre-mRNA-processing factor 39 isoform X2 produces the protein MALSRIRRQNHLMAARKAFDKFFIHYPYCYGYWKKYADLEKRHDNIKQSDEVYRRGLQAIPLSVDLWIHYINFLKETLDLGDSETNNTIRGTFEHAVLAAGTDFRSDRLWEMYINWENDQGNLKEVTAIYDRILGIPTQLYSHHFQRFKEHVQNNLPRDLLTGEQFIQLRRELASVNGHSDDDGPPGDDLPSGIEDITDPAKLITEIENMRHRIIEIHQEMFNYNEHEVSKRWTFEEGIKRPYFHVKPLEKAQLKNWKEYLEFEIENGTHERVVVLFERCVISCALYEEFWIKYAKYMENHSTEGVRHVFSRACTIHLPKKPTVHMLWAAFEEQQGNINEARDILRTFEECVLGLAMVRLRRVSLERRHGNMEEAEHLLQDAIKNAKSNNESSFYAIKLARHLFKIQKNSAKSRKVLLEAIERDKENTKLYLNLLEMEYSGDLRQNEENIINCFDKAIHGSLPIKMRITFSQRKVEFLEDFGSDVNKLLNAYDEHQTLLKEQDSLKRKAENGSEEPVEKKAHTEDTTSSSMQIIDGDLQANQAAYNYSAWYQYNYQNPWNYGQYYPPPPT
- the PRPF39 gene encoding pre-mRNA-processing factor 39 isoform X3; amino-acid sequence: MQGLLRFEDQDSARGDQNIAMFYPTSTQMVYRRGLQAIPLSVDLWIHYINFLKETLDLGDSETNNTIRGTFEHAVLAAGTDFRSDRLWEMYINWENDQGNLKEVTAIYDRILGIPTQLYSHHFQRFKEHVQNNLPRDLLTGEQFIQLRRELASVNGHSDDDGPPGDDLPSGIEDITDPAKLITEIENMRHRIIEIHQEMFNYNEHEVSKRWTFEEGIKRPYFHVKPLEKAQLKNWKEYLEFEIENGTHERVVVLFERCVISCALYEEFWIKYAKYMENHSTEGVRHVFSRACTIHLPKKPTVHMLWAAFEEQQGNINEARDILRTFEECVLGLAMVRLRRVSLERRHGNMEEAEHLLQDAIKNAKSNNESSFYAIKLARHLFKIQKNSAKSRKVLLEAIERDKENTKLYLNLLEMEYSGDLRQNEENIINCFDKAIHGSLPIKMRITFSQRKVEFLEDFGSDVNKLLNAYDEHQTLLKEQDSLKRKAENGSEEPVEKKAHTEDTTSSSMQIIDGDLQANQAAYNYSAWYQYNYQNPWNYGQYYPPPPT